The sequence CACAAAAATCTTCAAGGATAATTTAATTTAGACCCTAATTATACGGGGAGTAGTTGTTTGCAACTTTGCATCacgtttaaatattttatgggTGGTATGATACACAAATAGCCACCTCgtgaacataaaaaatcatttaagaaaaaaactcagtcaaattcttattttaaattcattattgtattttcttcttGCTGGCTAAAGTTCAAATTCTACACAAATGTTCTGAATTCGATGCATCGGCAcacataattagtttttaattaaattgaatagatAATTCTAGcctttatgttttaaaattaatctcacAACTAAGAAAGTGTTATTTGgaagatatattttcaaataaataagactaAGAAATCAAGACAACCTAGGaagcaaattatatatatatatatatatatatatattatatattttttttttggggggggggagcTACAtctatttattcattaaaaataaataaaaattctaaagcaCCGATGGACTATTgtattataatagaaaaaacaaaaaaaaaaacattataaatatgttctatgcattttatattttgaaaatataaaaaatcattttaaaataattttaaagatacaTTTGCATGTCTCTTCatgccttttgttttaaaaaatataaaaatttattttaaaactatactcaagatataattattttaaatcactatatttgtttttacaacTAAATagtaaatacatttttttatatttttatttctatttcttcTGGAGAAAGTAACGAAACTACTACAAAAGTCTACGCTATAAATAACCGACTAATCACTGTCTAATTCCTCCTCTTTAATTAAACTCGCTTCTTCCAAGCAAGCAAACagccacctctctctctctcagatcTACAGTTACATAAGAATCATTCCTCATTAACGCAAACAACTAATACTTCAATCATCCTCTCTCATTTTTTTGAACGTCTATTTTTGCACTAGTAGAAACCATGGAAGTTGTTGATGCAGTGTCTGTTCACTTTAACGGGAAGGCTGAGGTCGAGGATTTCGATATCTCGGCTGTGGTTCAACCGGAGCCTTTGCCTCCGATTGCGGCGGCGGAAAATGGAGATAAGCGAAATGGCAGGGAGATTGTGTTAGGGAAGAACGTGCACACCACGTGCCTCGAAGTTACTGAACCCGAGGCTAACGATGAATTTACCGGAGACAAAGAAGCGTATATGGCTAGCGTTTTGGCTCGCTACCGAAAGAACTTAATGGAAAGGACCAAATATCATTTaggtaattaattgatttatttattttgtaacatAATTAGTGATACTACTTGTTATGACCATGTTACTTTTTAATAGCTTATGTTAATGTTTCAATTCCAGAATCTTGCTTgctattaatttattgtttcctTTTTTGTATGGGAAAACTGGATCTAATAAAACATTAGTTTCATGTTTATGCTTTGTAGACATAAATATTagtgtattcttttttttaaaaaaaaaaaaaattatgttttttttttgttattgccTTAACTATGGTGCTGGTTGCTGGGAGAGCCTGCTTGTTTCTGTGGCTACTATGGAATGTAATTATTTTGAGTTCtaacattcatttttttaaaaaaatctgttATAGGTTATCCTTATAATTTGGACTTCGATTATGGTGCTTTGGGGCAGCTGCAACATTTCTCCATCAACAATCTTGGCGACCCATTCATTGAGAGTAACTACGGTGTCCATTCAAGACAGTTTGAAGTTGGTGTTCTAGACTGGTTTGCACGTCTTTGGGAGATTGAGAAAAATGAATACTGGGGTTACATAACTAATTGTGGTACAGAAGGCAATCTTCATGGGATTCTAGTTGGGTAAGTAGTTTTGTCGTGTTTCTTTCTGAATGTTTAAGGAGTTGAATTATGTGCTGGAAAAGAGTGAATTTCTAACACATCTCAATTGTTCAGGAGGGAAGTGTTTCCCGATGGAGTTCTTTATGCATCACGAGAGTCGCATTATTCTGTTTTCAAAGCTGCTCGTATGTATAGAATGGATTGTGAGAAGGTTGATTGTCTGATCTCTGGCGAGATTGACTGTGCTGACTTTAAAGCTAAACTACTTGCTAACAAGGACAAACCAGCCATTATTAACGTTAACATAGGTATCCATCTCTTACTTACATACCCACATGCCTAGCTATACTCACACACACTTATGCAGACACATGCCTGTGTCTACATGCTTGAgcattattaatttgttttaacgAACCATTCTTATTGCAGGCACAACTGTCAAAGGAGCAGTTGATGATCTTGATCTTGTGATACAAACCCTTGAAGAAAGTGGATTTTCGCAAGATCGATTCTACATTCACTGTGATGGAGCTTTATTTGGACTCATGATGCCTTTTGTCAAACGTGTAAGTGATTTTATTGACCCCAGGTAGAAGATGATTTGATTGAGCATAGGAAGGTGTGATTTGTTGTGTATTCCTTAAGAGTCTCGGAACATCATGACTCCAGTTGTTCTGCTTCACTTAAGAGTATTAGGAATTTAGTAGTTCATCTTAAATAACTTTGACAAAAGGACTGAATCACCTAGTTTATATGTTTCTGGGGCGTCACCATCCCCAGTGCACTTGGaacaatttaaaatcttttattacATTTATGGTCATTTTAATTCTGTAGCCCTTTCTCTTTGCTGGCGGTATATTTGATATGCTAATAAATAAAGTTGTTGAACATTATGGAAATCATTGATGGAAATGGAAGAAGCAAAACATTATGTTTATGCCACAACTTGCAGGGAACAAGAAACGGCCACATTTCATTTTGCTAGTGTGACATCATGATGTCATGGTGTCCCTGTTGTCTCCCCTGTAGCTTTTAAGTATGTTGCTGTCACATGTTCCAATTTTCTGCATTAGGGTCTTGTAGAATTACTTTTGTTGCTAATGTTGGGGTCCTGGTTTTCTCTGCATTGTTCATTTTTGTTGGTGGTAAACAGGCACCAAAGGTTACTTTCAAAAAGCCCATTGGAAGCGTTAGTGTTTCTGGCCACAAGTTTGTGGGATGCCCAATGCCATGTGGTGTTCAGATAACAAGAATGGAGCACATTGATGTTCTCTCGAGCAATGTTGAGTACCTTGCTTCAAGGGATGCAACAATCATGGGAAGCCGCAACGGCCATGCTCCTATCTTCCTTTGGTACACGCTTAACAGAAAAGGATATAAAGGGTTCCAGAAAGAAGTACAGAAGTGTCTCAGAAATGCTCATTACTTGAAGGACCGACTGCATGATGCTGGGATAAGTGCTATGTTGAACGAGCTCAGCAGCACAGTTGTATTTGAGCGGCCTCTAGATGAGGAATTTGTTCGCAGGTGGCAGCTCGCTTGCCAAGGAAATATTGCCCATGTTGTGGTTATGCCTAGTGTCACAATTGAGAAGCTGGATGATTTCTTGAATGAATTAGTTGAAAAACGTTCAACCTGGTATCGGGATGGAGGAGTTCAGCCTCCTTGTATTGCAGCAGATGTAGGGTGTGAGAATTGTGCTTGTGCTTTGCACAAGTTAAGTGTATTATCATGAGTGAGAATTAATCCACTCTATTGTAGTTGTTTCATTATGTAAGAAGCacagttattgtttttttggaatTCAGATATGTTTTTGAGGGTTCTCCCTGTTTTACtatgtttctttatttccttGTTTTCTTATCTACTGATCTCAAATTGTTCACATGTCAAAATCACCATTCATATGGAACACTTGTTAGGATCACAGGAGCTTCATGGTGATAAGAGCAGGCTGCGGAAACTGGGCACTCATTAGCTATGGAATCTCTGGGAGTTTCAAAACTACCATAAGCTCATGTTAGAGCAAGAAGAGGAATCATGGGAGAATGTAAAGCTTATCTGCCTAGCTGTTGCCTTCTGTGGAACAACGAAGGATACAAGATGTGATGGTGGTCAGTCACACATTTCTTATCCTTTGAAAGCGTCTTGATATGCATTTCTCCCTGATATTCTTCTGTTGTTCCAAATTATACCATAATTGCTGCCTGCTTGTTTCTGACTCAGTATTCGCTGTTAGATTATTAGCTAACATAACAACCACAAAAGATCAGGAGAGGATTCCACAGATACTACTAAGAATTCTGCAGCAACTACCTATATGCAAAATCTCTAGTCATCTctagttattttgattttcaaatctCTTGTACTATTAAAGATACGTACTTATTTTTACCGAATGACAGGATActctaacaaaaatatataatttacatttGAGAGTGTTCTAGATATTTTATTCTAACACAAaacaagattataaaataaaaaaaattttttgatgtTACAAGGGTAAATAGAAATGACAACTCTTTAAGAAAAGTATTTGTGATTTAAAGAAATCTTCCTTAAATTGTATATAAACagatataaattatttgaactCCTCAAGGAAATATGTAGTTCAACCTCTAAAATTTGGGAaaagcttttttatataatggaGTTTGatattgacttttaaaaaacttttcaagcaaataatttgttttttgaaaagttgGAAAAGTCTGCTTGTTTGTTATCTTTTACAGGTTGAAAAAGCTGCggttttttgaaagtttttttaaataaaaataaattaaaaaactatttgttctttttatattaacatatcaaaatcatgccttttttttaaaaaataaatttaaaaaaattcaactaaaaaaacaatttctttttcatacaaaaaacaGTCTGCAGATCACTTTACAGACCATGTTCAACCGCGAAAACAAGCATTAATTTAACATCATTGTCATTGTCACCGTCTTCATctatcacaaaacaaaaaaaaaaaaaggagaaaaaatgaaGCTACTAGTCTCCAACATGACTGCTTCATTTGGTGTCCAGAAACGAATAAACACTCAAATACAATATTATAAAGATCCCACGTTAAATTGTTTGCATTCTCTAACGCGACTCTTTGATTGTTAACTGTCAAGTGATCAGGagatgagagaaaagaaagaactgGAAAAAGACAACCCTCCATCAAGAACTGCAATGAGTTGTACCGAAGAACCCTGCAAAATATTTCCACCAACCGCCACCAAAACTTTTCTTCTTCAGCAAGAAAAGACTAAAAGAGAACTGAAGGCCATTAAAGAGGAATAAAATATAGAAACCCTAAGGGTTTTATTGATGGCTAAAAAATTGCATGCTCTTTTGCCATTCTAACTGTGCATGGATTAGAGGATAATCTCTGACCAAGGTGTACTTGTAGCTGGCTGAAACCAggcaaggaaaaaatatatttcaaaggaAGATATGTGGTGTTTAGTCCTACAATGCCAAAGGCTACTTATTCTGCACATGGAAGATTACAATAGTCATCCACCCAATTGTCTCATGAAGTGTCCTAATTTCTATGCAACATGTGGTGAATAAAATCTGTCCTAAGGATAACATAGCCTGCTGTGACGGGAGCCATGAGCACGTACTCTTTCACAACATTTGCCTGCAAACAATATACATGCTTACATATACAAGATGCCTACTTCGGTCGAGTTAATTTCTATTTTGcaacattaaattccagcagatGAAGTTCCCCAGTGACATTAGACCCTCTGGCTAAAGTTTGGGAAGCTAGGGCAGGGCTGCCCGTTATGAGTCTGTCCAGCGGTGGATGACTGCGGCATGTGCATCTGCTGCTGTTGGTGCTGCTGCTGAGTTTGCTGGTTGCCAAAGGGTGGTAAGATCTGGTGAGAGGGAAATTGAGGAGCCAGACCTCTATTGAAAGGGTTTCCATTGACAGCTGTAATCTGACCAGTTGCTATCTTAAGCCGCTGCACCTCTTCCCTTAATGCTTCATTCAGAGCTGCACACCATGGAAATGCATAAAACACCAATTCATCACTACCCTAGATTCATCCCCTAAAACTACCGATAAGAAATTAGAAAGTGAAcgtgtttaaaataaataaacacgaGCATTTTGGCAGCGTACAAtagcaaaataaatttgttcatATGGAAATAATAGAAGGTATTTCtcctaaacaaatttaaaatttctcccattttaagaaaaatctcaAAGCGTGGTATCAACATAATGCTTTTGGTTATATGATGCCGAGACACTACAACTTCTACTTTACAAACACACCACCACCCAAACCCACCGACACTCTCTTTAAGATTGGCCAATTATGGGATATGACATCAATCGATTGCTGAAAGAGGAATAAGTTTGCATACCACATGGAGTGCTTAGTCTATGTCCAAGTATATTTCAATgtcaaacaaatagaaaaatgtgattattttatttatatagccCCTGTATGCCTCCAAAAAAGAAAGCACTCTTGTTCAAAATGCGTACCATCTCTAAGGTGTGCTTGTTGCTCCATAGCCTGTAATCGCAGTTTCAGCTCCTTATTCTCAACCGTCAACCCATTAGTGTCTCTCTGcatcaataaatacaaagatATACACTAACATTAGCTTACCTCCATATTTTTCCGTATGTGTTTTTCCTGACTAGGTTTTTAGCAAGTACTAACTAATGTGGTATCTATAGATTGTAAAATAGTGTGCCACCAGGTGACTGGAAGGATATAGACAATTCTGCATAAATTAGCACAATTTTGAACAAGAAATCCatatcatataaaattaatttaaaaaaagcatatgCAAATGGAACAGGAAATATGGCGACATTTACTAGAACTATTCAATAAATATCATTGCATCTTACGGGAAATCCACAGATATGGAAAGTATTTGCCAATTTGAAAATAGGAAACCCATCATTTTAGGAAAAGTCATATACCTGTCTAATACAAAGGATAGTACATATTTGTCAAAATACATTAAGGTACCGATGAATGCACAATCTAtatttgaaaacacaaatattgttctGAAGATTAATAACTGTATAAGAcgaaacaaacaaaacattgCAGGTCCATGCATTCCCATACAAAAAATCATAACGTAATAGGGCAATGAAGCACAATTTCAGCGAAAGAAACCAAATCTAATTACATTTATCAAATAAGTTAGATAAAgtcattaaacaaaaacaaaacccactTATACCTGCAGCATCGTGACCTGTGCGGAGAGAGTGGTTGCTTCAGTCTGAAGCGTCTGCACCTTCCTCTCTAGCTCACCAGTGTATTTGATTTTCCTCTCTTTCGACCGAGCTGCAGATTGCCTGTTGGCAAGAATCCTACAAAACAGAGACATTTCATTAAGAAATCCTTATCACTCTTCATTTTACTGAGCAAAATGACAATTTGAACAGCAAAAGGAAAAGCCTTTAGAGATTACAAAACTAATAACATCACATAAGCCTTTAGAAAGTTTCTACTGTAAAAATGCAATGGTTAAAACATATAAGATATAGcttaagaagaaaattaaaaacagctTAAATTAATCATTAGAGATTAAttagacaaagaaaaagaagaggccAAACCTTTTAGCTCTTTTGGGATCAATCAAAGCTAGCTCTGCAAGTCTATCAGGAGCCATAGCTTTCTTCACACCATCAATCATGAGAGACTCTGCCTCAAACGAACCGTCCATGGAATAACTATGCCTGTGGTGGTCCGCTGCCCTCTTTTCTCCCGCAACCGCTTTCCCACCAAACTTCTCATCTCCACCGCCGGCAGCCCCGAGACCCAAGCCATCAAAAAATTCGGAGTCCATAGACAAGCTCCGGAGGTGATTGACGGGTTTGGGCTTCTGATTCTGACCGTTGGATGTGGAGTCATCGGACATGGAGTCAACAGCCACGGGAGCGGCAGGTGGAGGGTGAGTGGTGGTGTTGGGAGTAGGGAGGTCGTCGAGAGTGGGGAGGTCGAAGTCAGAAGCATCAAAGATGAGGAGGTCGTCGAAGCGGAAAGAAGTGTCGGAGTGGGCCCTTCGGTGGTGGGTTCCACGGTGAGGCGTCTCAGGCATCTGCTCTATGTCCACTATCATCGGCTGCTTCCCTCTGAACTTGGTAGGTTCCATTGTTAGCTGTGGTTTCGGTGGTGGGTGAACTGCAATGATTGAATTTTGTTGTCGTAATTACTATATATACTGCTGCACTTCAGACGGGAGGGAGGGGGGTTGTAATTGTCTTGTTACCCCGGTTTCAACTTTTTAACTATTTAACTGTGATTACACACagaatgtttttagatttttaaattaaaaaaactttaaattaattgtttttaacttttttgataggctaataataaaaaaattaaaaaaaaatattattttattatatttttaaacaaaaaaacataattatactataataccaaacactacttaaaaaaaaagaaaaaaaggagtggTCATCGGTTAatttgtacaaattatagtgaCACTATTCTGTCGGAATTAGGAACACTCTTTCGTTTGGTCAAAGATTACATGGATTCTTCGCACCAAATCCACTTATCCTCTCGAACGCCGTCTCCTGCGAAATCGGTGGCTCTTATGGCCCCGAAGGTATACATTTAacctttataaattaaaaaatttattaattaatcaaaatattatttaaattttaaattttaagtagAATCagacaaaaatattattcaattaatcttattaatttatcaaggttatacattatattattagaaatgTAAGTCATCTTTCTTgttatgatttttgaaaaatgcaagattttaatttaagctaaactatatctatatatataattttattttatgttgcataataaataatattaaagataattgaTACTCATTTGGATACCAAAACTCAAAGAATAgggtataaatatttaaatagtttATATTTAGTAAAAACTCTTACAAGTAATTAAATATACATTAACCATTCCTAAGTGCATGGCTGAGCGAATTTATACACTTACGAATGATTCAAAATAATAGGAAGTTGGGTTTTTTGGAGTTTGGAGTATGTAATTATCAAACAAActcatacaaaataataattcaacatCTGAACTATGGTCAAAGCAAGGCATCTTCACACATGGGAGCACATGGGATTTGCATATTTTATGGAGCATAAACTTGCAGCACTGGAAATTATATAATGTAATGatgattatgaaattaaaacaagtgtTTAGTGACAGCTAACAGAGCAGGCTTATCTACTCATAATTAAATGAAAGACTCTGTGGAGCACCTCGTGAAGCACTCGGTGAATCCTCACCAGTCAAGGACTCGATGAAAACGGTGTTAAAACCCTTAAAAATAAGGGtcgcaattttttatttttattaactatgGATGTTTGATCAGTTTAattgtattttgattaattttttaaaattttaaaattaatagttatataactattttttaataaccttaaatttataacatttaaaccggtaatttttaaaaaataaattaaaaaatctaatcaatTGAACTATATTccttaaaactaaaaatgacaaaaattttAGGTCcactaaagatttatataattattaattttaaaattgataaaattaatcaaaatacataCAAGTTAGCTGGCGAAGAACCATAATAATCTAAAACTAATTTTCCAAAAATCGACCCACAAAGACGAaggcataattaaattaaaagaaagggcTCGTGTACTTTGCCCTATATTATGTAAGTAATATTTTTCTTGGTCAGCTGGACGTTAGGGTACATGGAGGAACGTATGCACCTACCTCTCGGTATTTGAAACAAAGTCATGGAACTAATTACAAAGTGGGAAATGGTGGCCATTTTAGACGACAAAAGCTCAAGCACCATGAATTGAGCACCTTTTAACTTGCATCTCGTCATCTTGACATCTAGCAAATGATTTCCAACATGCCCTATCCATCTCTTTCTTTAGGCTCCTGTAATGGATTGCGGCTGCCATTTTTCTCCTTGTTCTTTCAAAAGACATGAAAGCCACACACAACACACATCATGATTGTATATGTGACGCTTTGCTGTGACCAccagaaaattagaaaaaaaaaagaaaaaaatgctggtggaaaatataatgaaaaattttcattaataattttcaacaaaaattatgatgaaattaaaaaaattcattgatgtttttaatatgTCAAATCACCTATGGAAATTCCATCAatgattttgaaagaaaattaaacctGCCAACTCTTTCATACCTCAAtaaatttttctcttcttcttttaatttcccGGCCAAAACACCCCCCTCTCTTTATCTACTTGGAACCTCCACCCACCTCCACAAATCTGGCCACCACTACTTACTAGTGCCGATGCAACACCTTAAGCTTCCCTCCTGCTGTTTCATTTCGTGTCAAGCTTTGCTTTGTCAAGTAAACAAgctcattcatttattttttaattcatttatgtTTAAAGTTAATGTATCACAATTTATTTgtagttttgtaatttgtttatatatttaaatgttttactTGTTGTATAAAATCTTTAATGTATTTAATGTAGAATTTGtattttagggtttgtttaaGATTTAGGTGAAGTGGATTTAATTTGTCACTTGATAAAATTGAGTATATAATTTAGGTGTATTAGAATTGAAGAAATAATAAGCAATTTAATATGTGTCAATTATTTGTCATTAATTTTATGGTTAAGctgaaaaatcaaggaaaaataaatttgtatggaactaataataattaaaggttTTAATTTAGATCAAAtaagtttaaattgatgaaataatgGATAATTAGTTGTGTCGCTATTAATTTTAGTTAACCTAGGGACTTGTTGAAAATTTAGAGGAAATTAAAGTGATGTGTAATTGATAATAACTAGAGTATtaattgatgttatttatttttaaatttgataaatactAGGTAGTTAGGTActgattatttattgttaatctTATGATTTAGTTGAAAATACATGGGAAATTGAATTTTGGTACCTTGGAGTCCACTCGAGCATTATATGAACGGATACTAGACCCGCGCATTGCCACCCCACAAATCAGCATCAATTATGCTTGTGCTTGGCTTCTAGAAGTATGGATATTCCTTCGATAATTGTTGTTATGAAATTTACGTTCCTTTTAATTGTCACCTTTACTAGTTGGAATTTACAAATGTCATCTCTGTATTGGCTTATGCAGGAACACAAATACATTCAAGTATCCTCTCGGGTCACATATCCTCGTACTTCATGGAATGATATGGCAAGACAAAACTGGAGCAGGCGAGAGAGttgtttagttttctttatCGCTCAAGCTACGTTCCGAGCTCCGATCATTTGTGGTTGCCTCCTTAAACCATTACAGGTTTATGGGGTCTTCATGCATCTTCATGTTACTTGCATGACTGAAATATCTCTATAGTTTTTAGCCTTGCTTTATTTCTTTGTTGTCATGTTGATTCCGCTGTTGCATATTGCTCTGGTGATGGATTATATCTTTTTGCTCATGATTTTGTGACCGGAGGCGACTCTGCTATGTCCCGGATATTTGAGTCAGCTtgtatatatcttaattaattttataaatcttgaaattaacgattatgtaaACTTTTAGTAATCTTAAAGTTTCTGAGACTTGAACTGatgatttctaaaatataaatttaaaatctaataaattgAGCTATATCTTCACATAATTATCTTAGTTATTTAGTTGTAGGTCATTTATATTTGctataaaaggatttttttttagtgaacatGTCATAGTTAAtttctcctatttttttttttgtagggttTTAAGGATTGATTGtaccatgaaaaaaatgaaaatcatggagtaaagaatattataattttcaaaattttcctgTTCCATTGGCAATTTCTAAAGCTGATAGGCTAGTTCATTGATGATTACAAGTTGCTTTTTGACGAGGTATGCCGTCGGCAATTCCCCCAGTAATTCCTAATACcaacaaaattctttttaaatatcgATAGAATATTTGGTTGACATTCTCCAATTTTCTTGTAGTAGATGCTCCTTTAACAACAGtattggaagagaaaaaaaaattggattactCGTggaactcaaaaaaaaattggattactCGTGGAACTCAAGGATCATGTTTAATGACATTTTATTCTTGGCATGTCATCTCAACACATAGTTCTTCCACTAATGTGATCAAGTGAAGGAAAGTCATGGCATTATATCATGAGTTGATCAACTAGTTCTTTGACTGGCGGCATCCCAGTATGATTCATTACAGGAACCAGAAGCTCTCGTTCATCGCCGTGTCTAATTTGTTCTTCTTGCCGTCGAAAGAAAGTAGCTAGTTAATTTCAATTATCGTACTAATTTCTTCTGGTTAAAATTACCATTCTGATTAAAGATTTAAACACTGATCTTGAATcgaaacactttttttttttttttttaacctactgaaaataaataaacacttaaaaaaagtcattatgtattataaaatataattataacacAGTCTCTATAATTCATCTAAAATTACTAACAAGAGAAATGATCACAGTCAGTCATCCAACGTTGAAAAAACTGTCATCGATGTATCATCAAAAAGGTTAGACAATGAATCTTTCAAGTTTTCCTCCTGCTTGGAATCTAGCCTAGTTACATTCACAGTCTTCAATATCTTCTACAGTAAAGCGAGAGGAATTATCATGTTTTGGGATGGGTTTCTCAATTATTATTCTTCGTCTTATATGTGACCTCTGCTAgcttcctttatttattttttttattattttttacgtgggtgtccggaccTGCTTgcacgcaccacgactaattccacgactcactgaacatcctgcaaacccaatgagcatgtaaaaatatatccaGGTTCACAATATGTCCACAGACCGGaatcaaaatctttttacacaatccatttttcatcaaattaatttcattacaaGAAATTGTAGATGATTTGTGTAACTGA is a genomic window of Populus alba chromosome 5, ASM523922v2, whole genome shotgun sequence containing:
- the LOC118029275 gene encoding serine decarboxylase — encoded protein: MEVVDAVSVHFNGKAEVEDFDISAVVQPEPLPPIAAAENGDKRNGREIVLGKNVHTTCLEVTEPEANDEFTGDKEAYMASVLARYRKNLMERTKYHLGYPYNLDFDYGALGQLQHFSINNLGDPFIESNYGVHSRQFEVGVLDWFARLWEIEKNEYWGYITNCGTEGNLHGILVGREVFPDGVLYASRESHYSVFKAARMYRMDCEKVDCLISGEIDCADFKAKLLANKDKPAIINVNIGTTVKGAVDDLDLVIQTLEESGFSQDRFYIHCDGALFGLMMPFVKRAPKVTFKKPIGSVSVSGHKFVGCPMPCGVQITRMEHIDVLSSNVEYLASRDATIMGSRNGHAPIFLWYTLNRKGYKGFQKEVQKCLRNAHYLKDRLHDAGISAMLNELSSTVVFERPLDEEFVRRWQLACQGNIAHVVVMPSVTIEKLDDFLNELVEKRSTWYRDGGVQPPCIAADVGCENCACALHKLSVLS
- the LOC118029276 gene encoding transcription factor VIP1; amino-acid sequence: MEPTKFRGKQPMIVDIEQMPETPHRGTHHRRAHSDTSFRFDDLLIFDASDFDLPTLDDLPTPNTTTHPPPAAPVAVDSMSDDSTSNGQNQKPKPVNHLRSLSMDSEFFDGLGLGAAGGGDEKFGGKAVAGEKRAADHHRHSYSMDGSFEAESLMIDGVKKAMAPDRLAELALIDPKRAKRILANRQSAARSKERKIKYTGELERKVQTLQTEATTLSAQVTMLQRDTNGLTVENKELKLRLQAMEQQAHLRDALNEALREEVQRLKIATGQITAVNGNPFNRGLAPQFPSHQILPPFGNQQTQQQHQQQQMHMPQSSTAGQTHNGQPCPSFPNFSQRV